A window of the Physeter macrocephalus isolate SW-GA chromosome 7, ASM283717v5, whole genome shotgun sequence genome harbors these coding sequences:
- the LOC112064003 gene encoding PHD finger-like domain-containing protein 5A — protein sequence MAKHHPDLIFCHKQAGVATGRLCEKCDGKCVICDSYACPCTLVRICDECNYGSYQGHCVICGGPGVSDAYYCKECFIQEKDRDGCPKVVNLGSSKTDLFYERKKYGFKKR from the coding sequence ATGGCTAAACATCACCCGGACTTGATCTTTTGCCACAAGCAGGCTGGTGTTGCCACTGGAAGACTGTGTGAAAAATGTGATGGCAAGTGTGTGATCTGTGACTCCTATGCATGTCCCTGTACCCTGGTGCGCATATGTGATGAATGTAACTATGGCTCTTACCAGGGACACTGTGTGATCTGTGGAGGCCCTGGGGTTTCGGATGCCTATTATTGTAAGGAGTGCTTCATCCAGGAGAAAGATAGAGACGGTTGCCCAAAGGTTGTCAATTTGGGGAGCTCTAAGACAGATCTCTTCTATGAACGCAAAAAATATGGCTTCAAGAAGAGGTGA